The Sphingobacteriales bacterium genomic interval CTGTACATCTTCGTTGGATAAAATTTAATGCAAATTTCGTAAATTATCAATGATTTGAAAAGCTGATTTCCCGAAGTACACTTTTGGAATTAAGGTTTAATTTTGCCTTATGAAAGAAATTCAATCTGTCAGGCTGGATAAGTATTTATGGGCAGTCAGGATTTACAAAACGAGGTCACTTGCTGCTGAGGCCTGCAATGGCGGGAAGGTAAAACTGAACGGAGAAGCCGCCAAACCCTCTAAAGCAGTGAAAGAGAACGATACCATTGAATTGTACAAAGACTTTGTTCATCATCAGTTCAGGGTGATTCAGCTTTTGGAAAAACGTGTCGGACATTCCATCGTGAAAGATTACCTCGAAGACCTGACACCGCCTGAAGAATTTGAAAACAGGAAAATAGTGGAACAATCAGCCTTTTATCGCCCGAAAGGACTTGGAAGGCCTACCAAAAGAGAAAGGAGACTTTTAGATAAAATTAAAGGTAAATAAGCAGAATGAAATCTTTACAAAAATACATTTTATTATCCCTAATTTTTGTCCTTTTCTTAACAAAACCCTCATTTTCACAGAATTATGACATGGTCGTCAACGTTAC includes:
- a CDS encoding RNA-binding S4 domain-containing protein; the protein is MKEIQSVRLDKYLWAVRIYKTRSLAAEACNGGKVKLNGEAAKPSKAVKENDTIELYKDFVHHQFRVIQLLEKRVGHSIVKDYLEDLTPPEEFENRKIVEQSAFYRPKGLGRPTKRERRLLDKIKGK